A single region of the Drosophila miranda strain MSH22 chromosome 2, D.miranda_PacBio2.1, whole genome shotgun sequence genome encodes:
- the LOC108157609 gene encoding muscle-specific homeobox protein tinman has protein sequence MLQHHQQQAQVPQSGGYYDYNQSPSPGSLTNADALNTTPFSVKDILNMVNQTEAYEGAYGHLDSAAAASAFYGAGEYQQHLHQHPHQYQQQQQDLPAASQQQLHHHLVEHQEDATTSSSLSPLLPPPPHGHHQLYGSYQDYGMPAHMFQHHHGHPHQSFQPAASAYNMSATQFYAGATAPSYQSPATYNYNYAGAGDAYPQHSPAVTIKSEYIPTPYVTPSPTLDLNSSAEVESLAPAQKLCGNPLSQRLLETVSNSASLRSIHSTDEGAKRKDNSQVTSSRSELRKNSSSGSNHSSSMNSNGSSKPRMKRKPRVLFSQAQVLELECRFRLKKYLTGSEREIIAQKLNLSATQVKIWFQNRRYKSKRGDIDCEGIAKHLKLKVEPLHSPTTLPPPMPNHMMWPPTVQHSQQQHHQQQQLPHLQ, from the exons ATGTTGcaacatcatcagcagcaaGCACAGGTGCCACAATCCGGCGGATATTACGACTACAATCAGTCGCCTAGTCCTGGCAGTCTGACCAATGCGGATGCCCTGAACACCACCCCATTTTCAGTCAAGGATATATTGAATATGGTCAATCAAACGGAGGCATACGAAGGCGCCTATGGGCATCTTGACAG TGCCGCGGCAGCTTCGGCGTTCTATGGCGCCGGCGAGTACCAGCAGCATCTTCACCAGCATCCGCATCAgtaccagcaacagcaacaggatTTGCCAGCGgcgtcgcagcagcaactgcaCCATCATCTGGTCGAGCATCAGGAGGATGCCACCACATCGTCGTCGCTGTCGCCACTATTGCCGCCCCCGCCCCACGGCCACCATCAGTTGTACGGCAGCTATCAGGACTATGGCATGCCCGCCCACATGTTCCAGCATCACCATGGACATCCGCACCAGAGTTTCCAGCCAGCCGCCTCGGCCTACAACATGTCCGCCACGCAGTTCTACGCCGGAGCCACGGCCCCGTCCTATCAAAGTCCCGCCACATACAACTACAATTATGCCGGAGCCGGTGATGCCTATCCGCAGCACTCCCCGGCCGTCACCATCAAGAGCGAGTACATACCCACGCCGTATGTCACGCCCTCCCCCACCCTGGACCTGAACAGCTCCGCCGAGGTGGAGAGCCTTGCGCCGGCGCAGAAACTATGCGGCAATCCGCTCTCGCAGAGACTCCTGGAGACGGTCAGCAATTCGGCCTCGCTGCGGAGCATTCACAGCACGGACGAGGGCGCTAAAAGAA AGGACAACAGCCAGGTGACCTCTTCGCGTTCCGAGCTGCGCAAGAACAGTTCCAGTGGCAGCAatcacagcagcagcatgaaCAGTAATGGATCCAGCAAGCCCCGAATGAAACGCAAGCCTCGGGTGCTCTTCTCTCAGGCCCAGGTCTTGGAGTTGGAGTGCCGTTTTCGGCTGAAGAAGTATCTGACGGGATCAGAGCGTGAGATAATTGCCCAGAAGCTAAATCTGTCGGCCACGCAGGTGAAGATCTGGTTCCAGAATCGTCGCTACAAGTCGAAGCGGGGCGACATCGATTGTGAGGGCATTGCCAAGCATCTCAAGCTCAAGGTGGAACCACTGCACTCTCCCACAACGCTCCCACCACCCATGCCCAATCATATGATGTGGCCACCCACAGTCCAGCACTCCCAGCAGCAACatcaccaacagcagcagctgccacaCCTCCAATAG